From one uncultured Paludibacter sp. genomic stretch:
- a CDS encoding conserved hypothetical protein (Evidence 4 : Unknown function but conserved in other organisms), with product MNNLITHTLDLRKGTIEEKRKEIREYFLKTWEVDEKLYTQLASDEVFYYRGDPLRHIILFYLGHTAVFYINKMMLTKLISERINPDFESIFAIGVDEMSWDDLDNNHYNWPAVEEVRKYRNKAKEVILNVIDTLKFDMPITWENPMWIIMMGXEHERIHLETSSVLIRQLPLXEVVAGRXGEQCTEYDDXPKNEMIPVSGKKIQLGKSLEHPFYGWDNEYGVYEXEVADFXASKYLVSNGEFLEFIKDGGYXTQEFWTEEGWNWRNFKQAEMPLFWRKXGEEYKLRLVAEEIPMPWNFPVEVNQLEAKAFANWKTKKTGKTYRLPTEAEWYRLFEIAGLKDVMNWEKAPGNINLEYFTSPCPVDKFKQGDFYDVVGNVWQWTETPITGFPGFNVHPAYDDFSTPTFDGKHNLIKGGSWISTGNEATYHSRYAFRRHFYQHAGIRLVESENPLKIQNNEYETDEEVTLACEKDWNTQPNFSKKLSEFILENVEHPENKHILDINADTGRLAFELAKNFKKVTAVDFSARFVKMSIQLRDNGFMRYTMKDQGDLVHYREVVLSDYDLGERKDEICFFQGDINNLKPNFMGYDVIVLSDILQEIAKPRQFLKSIQERMNPQATLIIASDYDWDLKKTEHKFWLGGYKKDGEPVTPLDALKATLAENFELQRQPEEIILLLPQNSRKTVQKQMQITVWRRK from the coding sequence ATGAATAACTTAATCACACATACACTTGACTTGCGTAAAGGAACTATCGAGGAAAAAAGGAAAGAAATTCGGGAATATTTTCTAAAAACGTGGGAAGTGGACGAAAAACTCTATACTCAACTTGCTTCCGATGAGGTTTTTTATTATAGAGGTGATCCGTTGAGGCACATTATTTTATTTTATTTAGGACATACCGCCGTGTTTTACATCAATAAAATGATGCTCACAAAATTAATATCCGAACGCATTAATCCCGATTTTGAATCGATTTTCGCCATTGGTGTGGATGAAATGAGTTGGGACGATTTGGATAACAACCATTACAACTGGCCTGCTGTGGAAGAAGTTAGAAAATATCGGAACAAAGCCAAGGAAGTGATTTTGAATGTGATTGATACTTTAAAATTCGATATGCCTATTACTTGGGAAAATCCGATGTGGATAATAATGATGGGAATNGAACACGAAAGAATTCACTTGGAAACGTCATCGGTTCTAATTAGGCAACTTCCATTAANTGAAGTTGTTGCGGGNAGATTNGGCGAACAATGCACAGAATACGACGATGNTCCCAAAAATGAAATGATTCCGGTTTCGGGGAAAAAAATACAACTTGGTAAATCNTTGGAACATCCTTTTTACGGNTGGGATAATGAATACGGCGTTTATGAAGANGAAGTTGCAGATTTTAANGCATCCAAATATCTGGTTTCGAACGGTGAGTTTTTAGAATTTATAAAAGACGGCGGTTATCNNACCCAAGAATTTTGGACGGAAGAAGGTTGGAATTGGCGNAATTTCAAACAAGCTGAAATGCCTCTTTTCTGGCGTAAAAANGGTGAAGAATATAAATTAAGATTGGTTGCCGAAGAAATTCCGATGCCCTGGAATTTTCCGGTGGAAGTAAATCAGTTGGAAGCCAAAGCGTTTGCTAATTGGAAAACAAAGAAAACGGGAAAAACTTATCGTCTTCCAACCGAAGCGGAATGGTACAGGCTTTTTGAAATTGCCGGTTTGAAAGATGTTATGAATTGGGAAAAAGCTCCGGGAAATATAAATTTGGAATATTTTACTTCGCCTTGTCCGGTGGATAAATTCAAACAAGGCGATTTTTACGATGTTGTCGGCAATGTTTGGCAATGGACAGAAACACCGATTACAGGTTTCCCGGGTTTCAACGTGCATCCGGCTTACGATGATTTTTCTACCCCTACCTTTGACGGAAAACATAATTTAATTAAAGGTGGTTCGTGGATTTCAACCGGAAACGAAGCTACATATCATTCACGTTATGCTTTCCGCCGTCATTTTTATCAGCACGCAGGAATTCGCCTTGTGGAGTCTGAAAATCCTTTAAAAATTCAGAATAATGAATATGAAACCGATGAAGAAGTAACTTTAGCTTGCGAAAAAGATTGGAATACACAGCCGAATTTTTCCAAAAAGCTGTCGGAATTTATTTTGGAAAATGTTGAACATCCCGAAAATAAACATATTTTGGATATCAATGCCGACACGGGACGTTTGGCTTTTGAACTGGCAAAGAATTTCAAAAAAGTAACGGCGGTTGATTTTTCCGCTCGATTTGTAAAAATGTCCATTCAATTGCGTGACAATGGTTTTATGCGATATACAATGAAAGACCAAGGAGATTTGGTGCATTATCGCGAGGTGGTTTTGTCGGATTATGATTTGGGAGAACGAAAGGACGAAATTTGTTTCTTCCAAGGTGATATTAATAACCTGAAACCGAATTTTATGGGTTATGATGTGATAGTTTTATCCGATATTTTACAAGAAATTGCCAAACCGCGTCAATTCTTAAAATCAATTCAGGAAAGGATGAATCCGCAGGCAACACTTATTATTGCATCAGATTATGATTGGGATTTGAAAAAAACGGAACATAAATTCTGGCTGGGAGGTTATAAAAAAGACGGAGAACCTGTTACACCTTTGGATGCTTTGAAAGCAACGCTTGCAGAAAATTTTGAACTCCAAAGGCAGCCTGAAGAAATAATTCTTTTACTTCCGCAGAATTCAAGAAAAACCGTTCAGAAACAAATGCAAATCACGGTTTGGAGAAGGAAGTAG
- a CDS encoding hypothetical protein (Evidence 5 : Unknown function), whose translation MKNHYSVYLLIVVXFAVNFTSCYNDIDLFKLSDEVKFDQVLVIPIGGSSANTIDVLTRLKENQYLTRDTXSNELYFEXYDTIVYXYRDLNLGQNISPLSXDFXFNSTSLPVVLPPNTQGSLTKNSQFVTDLNSNVLTDRLDSIYINSMTLGCNITSQDFPVSASNVKIKIIFPYEYVNISNSNSNSVEFSPLAYNQENEVIIHDVKLFFPNFARTIPVQVEISYNTGNVPVIMNTDSKCTVTFTMKDIDYEVAFGYFDPSAYSDPTETLNLNFFGYLPNGYLRFANPQLFMKASHNIGTHLRFTFDYVRAYLSTDPNFAPIYASFDGSRSFAQTLNKPQSPGNFSNTTMKTFDKDFGNTYLLFDSVRMPDVFEYQFTSSLDXDKIKNDPSPNFLVPNSHINLFLHSKIMLYFNEGSFYEHSDTTELENQLDAELSSDIEIDTCFIVLNVVNAFPCQAIVKLQMLDSMKHIINNNMXKEYTVQSANVDENGTVIKGGENKQIIKIAINQSYLDDLKRTKYFVINLKIAGENENEKIHLTQDNYIDAQAGLYIKXKSXVHLRN comes from the coding sequence ATGAAGAATCATTATTCCGTATATTTATTAATCGTCGTATTNTTTGCAGTGAACTTTACTTCTTGCTACAACGATATTGATTTATTCAAATTATCGGACGAAGTGAAATTCGATCAAGTTTTGGTAATTCCTATTGGTGGTTCAAGCGCTAATACAATAGATGTTTTGACAAGATTGAAAGAAAATCAATATTTGACAAGAGATACTTNGAGTAATGAATTGTATTTTGAAAGNTATGATACTATAGTTTATANATACAGAGATTTGAATTTGGGACAAAATATTTCCCCTTTGTCAGANGATTTTATNTTTAACTCCACTTCACTGCCCGTTGTTTTGCCGCCAAATACGCAAGGCAGTTTAACAAAAAACTCTCAATTTGTTACAGACTTAAATTCAAACGTATTGACTGATCGTTTAGACAGTATTTACATAAATTCGATGACCTTAGGCTGTAATATAACATCGCAAGATTTTCCTGTTTCTGCTTCTAATGTGAAAATAAAAATAATTTTCCCATACGAATATGTAAATATTTCAAACTCCAATTCCAACTCGGTTGAGTTTTCTCCTTTGGCTTATAATCAGGAAAATGAAGTTATAATACACGATGTGAAGTTATTTTTCCCAAATTTTGCCCGAACAATTCCGGTTCAGGTGGAAATTTCATATAATACGGGTAATGTTCCCGTGATTATGAATACAGATTCAAAATGTACTGTTACTTTTACAATGAAAGACATAGATTATGAAGTTGCATTTGGCTATTTTGATCCATCTGCGTATTCCGACCCAACCGAAACATTAAACTTAAATTTTTTCGGTTATTTACCCAATGGATATTTGCGTTTTGCAAATCCGCAACTTTTTATGAAAGCTTCACACAATATTGGCACTCATTTACGTTTCACATTTGATTATGTTAGAGCTTATCTGTCNACTGATCCTAATTTTGCTCCTATTTATGCTTCGTTTGACGGGAGTCGTTCGTTTGCGCAAACATTAAATAAACCGCAAAGTCCGGGAAATTTCAGTAATACCACTATGAAAACTTTCGATAAAGATTTTGGGAATACATATTTATTGTTTGATAGTGTTAGAATGCCGGATGTGTTTGAGTATCAATTTACTTCCTCGCTCGATNCCGATAAAATAAAAAACGATCCNTCGCCTAATTTTTTAGTGCCGAATTCTCATATAAATCTTTTCTTGCATTCTAAAATAATGCTATACTTTAATGAGGGATCATTTTATGAACATAGTGATACAACTGAACTCGAAAATCAACTCGATGCAGAATTAAGCAGTGATATTGAGATCGACACGTGTTTTATTGTTTTGAATGTGGTAAACGCATTTCCTTGTCAAGCAATTGTGAAACTACAAATGCTCGATTCTATGAAACATATTATTAACAATAATATGNTAAAAGAATATACGGTTCAATCAGCCAATGTTGATGAGAACGGAACTGTAATAAAAGGAGGAGAAAATAAGCAAATTATTAAAATTGCAATTAATCAATCGTATTTAGATGATTTAAAACGGACAAAATATTTTGTTATCAATTTGAAAATAGCCGGTGAAAATGAAAATGAGAAAATTCATTTGACCCAAGATAATTATATCGATGCTCAAGCCGGATTGTACATCAAATTNAAGTCTNATGTTCATCTGAGAAATTAA
- a CDS encoding OmpA/MotB domain protein (fragment): protein MLKIKIKYLLFLLFSTASFSVNAQGVSTMYFLENVPYRHLINPSIQPSQDFYLSLPVISYFHVNLGNNSISLKDVFQNDAXGNTIFFLNPTGNKDVFYKSLQPITMLTGDVKINLLGAGLRLNDNYFTLEISQRENTQFFAPKDLFKLLLYGTPDITKNLYNMGSFAFNSDVFTDVSFGISHKKSKKLFIGGKIKXLXGNNNKSFSHTQLNLNANIEQWXXXGXGXFYSSGAXKINVXGKFDSIQYVSPGXXKNFFTVAGLGAGMDVGMYYKASKKXNISFSITDVGFIHWNKNATQTAYGVDXTFAGMEKNLNDGYSLKDLLDSVKTAFRNASEVNTDEKSYNSRLLSKINIGAEYNLLDKKLSLGLLSRTLIKNYTXNEELTTSLNARPWKWLNTSLSYSLFNGRFSSFGAGLGLQTGPIIWFATADYLSFNNVPIPLQKIDSSLPALTVGAPYNTETFNIAMGITFALNDLSWFGSKPPRLFKKYKENSGFTPCKCSEDEN, encoded by the coding sequence ATGCTTAAAATTAAAATAAAATATCTTCTGTTTTTATTGTTTTCTACGGCTTCATTTTCTGTTAATGCACAAGGTGTCAGCACGATGTATTTTCTGGAAAATGTTCCTTACAGACATCTNATAAATCCTTCNATTCAACCTTCGCAGGATTTTTATTTAAGCTTGCCCGTTATAAGTTATTTTCACGTAAATCTTGGAAATAATTCCATTTCATTAAAGGATGTTTTTCAAAACGATGCAGANGGAAACACCATTTTTTTTCTTAATCCAACAGGAAACAAGGATGTTTTTTACAAATCATTACAACCAATCACTATGCTTACGGGAGATGTGAAAATAAATTTGTTAGGAGCTGGATTGCGTTTGAATGATAATTATTTTACGTTGGAAATAAGCCAAAGAGAAAATACTCAGTTCTTTGCGCCGAAAGATTTATTCAAATTATTATTATATGGAACTCCCGATATAACTAAAAATTTATATAACATGGGGAGTTTTGCTTTTAATTCCGATGTTTTTACCGATGTTAGTTTCGGNATTTCTCATAAAAAAAGCAAAAAACTTTTTATCGGNGGAAAAATAAAANTGCTTTTNGGAAATAACAATAAATCTTTTTCNCATACNCAATTGAATTTGAATGCAAACATAGAACAATGGNATATNCANGGATANGGAAANTTTTATTCATCCGGCGCNGANAAAATAAATGTTTTNGGAAAATTTGACAGTATACAATACGTTTCTCCCGGAAGNATNAAGAATTTTTTTACAGTAGCGGGATTAGGCGCCGGAATGGATGTTGGAATGTATTACAAAGCAAGTAAAAAAATNAATATATCTTTTTCTATTACGGACGTTGGATTCATTCATTGGAATAAAAACGCCACTCAAACTGCGTATGGCGTTGATTANACATTTGCAGGAATGGAAAAGAATTTAAACGATGGCTATTCGTTGAAAGATTTGCTCGACTCGGTGAAAACCGCTTTTCGAAATGCTTCTGAAGTTAATACCGATGAGAAATCATACAATTCCCGTTTACTTTCAAAAATAAATATAGGAGCAGAATATAATTTGTTGGATAAAAAACTAAGTTTAGGATTGCTCTCTCGTACTTTAATAAAAAATTATACTTTNAACGAAGAACTTACAACATCCTTAAATGCACGCCCTTGGAAATGGTTGAACACTTCACTTTCTTATTCTTTATTTAACGGGCGTTTTAGCAGTTTTGGAGCAGGACTGGGATTACAAACCGGACCAATAATTTGGTTTGCAACGGCGGATTATCTTAGTTTCAATAATGTTCCTATTCCTTTGCAGAAAATAGATTCAAGTTTGCCCGCATTAACTGTGGGAGCGCCATACAATACCGAAACATTTAATATAGCAATGGGCATTACCTTTGCCTTGAACGACTTGAGTTGGTTTGGCTCAAAACCGCCTCGTTTATTTAAAAAATATAAGGAAAATTCAGGTTTTACTCCTTGCAAATGCTCGGAAGACGAAAATTGA
- a CDS encoding Endonuclease/exonuclease/phosphatase, which yields MFKKLILLLLIMLQTILEPVSQNVSFFNNHFEGTENLKILSWNIYMLPYLSLFNGNTKRANLIAEELHNSDYQIIVFQEAFSSVCRGILSKRLKDTYPYQYGPANKNHPPLKTNSGLWIVSKIPLEELDEIRYSISKGYDAVAHKGAVIFQGNYQGSEFQLVTTHLQAENLPEIRKQQCKEMKEKLLNKYYNPLIPQIICGDFNIDMDDHENYPFLLKTLDAKNGEVKGDSTTYDEVFNTLSQERTGKRRIIDYVLVRNLEWFHNIERKVNTFYVKSSNYSGNLSDHYAIEASILFTPHYMKNMAMN from the coding sequence ATGTTCAAAAAACTAATCTTACTTCTTTTAATTATGTTGCAAACTATACTTGAACCTGTCAGTCAAAATGTTTCTTTTTTCAATAATCATTTTGAAGGAACTGAAAACTTAAAAATTCTCAGTTGGAATATTTACATGCTTCCCTACCTAAGTTTATTTAACGGTAATACAAAAAGAGCAAACTTAATTGCAGAAGAATTACACAATTCTGATTATCAAATCATTGTATTTCAGGAAGCATTCAGTAGTGTTTGCAGAGGTATTCTTTCCAAACGTTTGAAAGACACTTACCCTTACCAGTACGGACCGGCAAACAAAAATCATCCTCCGCTTAAGACAAACAGCGGTCTTTGGATAGTGAGCAAAATTCCGCTTGAAGAATTGGATGAAATCAGATACAGCATAAGTAAAGGATATGACGCTGTTGCACATAAAGGAGCGGTAATATTTCAAGGAAATTATCAAGGTTCAGAATTTCAGTTGGTTACCACGCATCTTCAGGCAGAAAACTTGCCCGAAATACGCAAGCAGCAATGTAAAGAAATGAAAGAAAAGCTGTTAAACAAATACTACAATCCACTTATTCCTCAAATTATTTGCGGTGATTTCAACATTGATATGGATGACCACGAAAATTATCCGTTTTTACTAAAAACACTCGATGCTAAAAACGGTGAAGTGAAAGGAGACAGTACTACGTACGACGAAGTATTTAACACCTTAAGTCAGGAACGTACCGGAAAAAGACGAATTATAGATTACGTTTTGGTGAGAAATTTAGAATGGTTTCACAACATTGAACGAAAAGTAAATACTTTTTATGTGAAAAGCAGTAATTATTCCGGTAATCTTTCAGATCATTATGCGATAGAAGCCAGCATACTTTTTACTCCACACTATATGAAAAATATGGCTATGAATTAG
- a CDS encoding Glycosyl transferase, group 1, whose amino-acid sequence MNRKKIRVAFFADMLERDVDGAVRTMYQLIDRIPEDKFEFLFFCGAPPKTELKHKIAKVPSVFIPFNATYKTALPYLKSMILAKSLWEFNPEVIHIATPSSLGFFALNYAQKNAVPVLSIYHTHFISYIQYYFKPFPFLISAAESLVAKKYRDFYNQCDIVYTPTNQMINELSNIGVSKRYLKLWQRGLDMKLFHPSKKDADFIQNITGNNKPCVLFASRLVWEKNLETLFNIYDEAEARQLDVNFIIAGNGVAEETARQRMKNAFFLGHINHNTLAKVYASSDVLVFPSVSETYGNVVVEAMASGCVPVIAKGGGSQSLVKDGETGFLCEPNNAKEYVEKIQQLLHHSEQKEKMQQAGFQYTSKLSWENLANEYFNDMEYLSQFAPAKSTVFSLRDFFPSKSPSKRLVANSL is encoded by the coding sequence ATGAACAGAAAAAAAATACGGGTAGCTTTTTTTGCTGATATGCTGGAACGCGATGTGGATGGCGCTGTGAGAACTATGTATCAGTTGATAGATAGAATTCCGGAAGATAAGTTTGAGTTTTTATTTTTTTGCGGCGCTCCTCCAAAAACAGAACTGAAACACAAAATAGCAAAAGTTCCTTCTGTTTTTATACCTTTTAACGCAACTTATAAAACGGCTCTGCCTTATTTGAAAAGTATGATTTTGGCAAAATCACTTTGGGAATTTAATCCTGAGGTGATTCATATTGCAACTCCGTCTTCATTGGGATTTTTCGCACTGAATTATGCTCAAAAAAACGCTGTTCCGGTATTGTCCATTTATCACACACACTTTATTTCATATATACAGTATTATTTTAAACCGTTTCCGTTTCTTATTTCAGCCGCAGAATCACTTGTCGCTAAAAAATACAGAGATTTTTATAATCAATGCGATATTGTATATACTCCTACAAATCAAATGATTAATGAACTTTCCAATATAGGTGTTTCCAAAAGGTATTTAAAACTATGGCAACGAGGTTTAGATATGAAATTATTTCATCCGTCAAAAAAAGATGCGGATTTCATACAAAATATTACGGGAAATAACAAGCCGTGTGTATTGTTCGCTTCCCGCTTGGTTTGGGAAAAAAATCTGGAAACCTTATTCAATATTTATGATGAAGCCGAAGCCAGACAATTGGATGTGAATTTTATAATTGCCGGAAACGGTGTAGCGGAAGAAACCGCACGTCAACGGATGAAAAATGCGTTTTTCCTCGGACATATTAATCATAATACATTAGCAAAAGTATATGCGTCTTCCGATGTGCTTGTATTTCCTTCCGTATCCGAAACTTACGGAAATGTTGTTGTGGAAGCGATGGCAAGCGGTTGCGTTCCTGTAATTGCAAAAGGAGGCGGTTCACAATCGTTGGTAAAAGATGGTGAAACCGGTTTTCTCTGTGAACCGAATAATGCAAAAGAATATGTGGAAAAAATTCAACAGTTACTTCACCATTCCGAACAGAAAGAAAAAATGCAACAAGCCGGTTTTCAATACACTTCTAAATTGAGTTGGGAAAATTTAGCCAATGAATATTTCAATGATATGGAATACCTATCGCAATTTGCTCCTGCAAAATCAACTGTTTTTTCTTTACGAGATTTTTTCCCTTCAAAATCGCCTTCAAAACGATTGGTGGCTAATTCATTGTAG
- a CDS encoding hypothetical protein (Evidence 5 : Unknown function), producing the protein MLFCSTHFQKTFKKGHNLSFLLLSLSLLTSKKLAYEKKNIYIVFYYYTYWRCLFSISCTY; encoded by the coding sequence TTGCTTTTTTGTTCAACACATTTTCAAAAAACTTTCAAAAAAGGACACAATTTGAGTTTCTTATTATTATCTTTGAGCTTATTAACCTCTAAAAAACTTGCCTATGAAAAGAAAAATATTTACATTGTTTTTTATTATTACACTTATTGGAGATGTTTATTCTCAATTTCCTGCACCTACTAA
- a CDS encoding hypothetical protein (Evidence 5 : Unknown function) translates to MKRKIFTLFFIITLIGDVYSQFPAPTNFERVDVYAGPGQDAYSNCGILSGPDWCLEYSWNAPDLSGITSTLDHYNIYYNEGYASVIKLAETTDNSYNDKTGFVGNCWVTASYINPSGESMPSNTVNSGGVPVSVKKVYNDILSLLINKNGLLVKVKXKETFSAIKIYCINGMLVKEVLHPSNNEIILFPNQGVYVLKMITSKGEIITKKIIL, encoded by the coding sequence ATGAAAAGAAAAATATTTACATTGTTTTTTATTATTACACTTATTGGAGATGTTTATTCTCAATTTCCTGCACCTACTAATTTTGAAAGAGTTGATGTCTATGCAGGCCCCGGGCAAGACGCTTATTCTAATTGTGGGATTTTAAGTGGTCCTGATTGGTGCCTCGAATACAGTTGGAATGCTCCTGATTTATCAGGAATTACTTCTACTCTTGACCATTATAATATTTACTATAATGAGGGATATGCAAGTGTTATTAAACTTGCCGAAACTACAGATAACAGTTATAATGATAAAACAGGATTTGTTGGTAATTGTTGGGTAACAGCTTCTTATATTAATCCTTCAGGAGAATCGATGCCTTCGAATACTGTAAATAGTGGAGGCGTACCCGTATCTGTAAAAAAAGTATATAATGATATTTTATCTTTATTAATTAATAAAAATGGACTTTTAGTTAAAGTTAAGANCAAAGAAACTTTTTCCGCAATTAAAATCTACTGTATTAATGGAATGTTGGTAAAAGAAGTTTTGCATCCGTCAAATAATGAAATCATTTTGTTTCCAAATCAAGGTGTTTATGTTCTTAAAATGATTACATCAAAGGGAGAAATCATTACAAAAAAGATAATTTTGTGA
- a CDS encoding Alanine racemase yields the protein MKLSKIAEILSINTKNIPDVDIHWLLTDSRSLSFPSGTLFFALKTSRNDGHKYIAELYRQNLRYFVVSEMLDDFKNMPDAVFLNVENTLEALQKLAAFHRSQFQIPVIGITGSNGKTMVKEWLYQLLNKNFRIVRSPRSYNSQIGVPLSVWSLGETTRLGIFEAGISTVNEMEKLQPIVKPTIGIFTNLGDAHQEGFHSLKQKCEEKLKLFSGSEVLIYCSDNKLVDIAVQQANLKAKLFSWGKKSNAVLQVLEVEKKELQTNVTLKYSNKDFDLTIPFTDDASIENALQCVSAMLYLNIDVETIAKRLEKLEPVAMRLEVKEGIRNCLIINDTYNSDLNSLSIALNFLNQQSTSKNLSRTLILSDILQSGYSSDELYTMVAELIATKNIQRFIGIGTEISKNADKFHTEEKYFFTQTDELLKSPLMYEFQNEVVLLKAARSFHFEDILAKLELIVHETTLDVDLNALVNNLNYFRSKLRPETKVMCMVKAFAYGSGAVEVARTLQHHRVDYLAVAVADEGAELRREGIRLPIVVMNPEKGAFGTIFDYKLEPEIYSFRLLDLFMGAAEKQGLTDFPIHIKIDSGMHRLGFEEKDIPVLIEKLQNQNQVKVRSVFSHLAGADTEKFDEFTKQQIETFTRCADMISTPFSHRILRHILNSAGIERFSTYQLDMVRLGIGHYGISALPDVKLDTVCTLKTVILQIKEIKAGETVGYNRNGKITKDSRIGIIPVGYADGFDRHLGNGKGEVFINGYRAKTIGNVSMDLIIVDLTDVPASEGDSVEIFGDNITIQEVSEKLNTIPYEILTSVSRRVKRVYFVN from the coding sequence ATGAAACTTTCTAAAATTGCCGAAATACTTTCTATAAATACCAAAAATATCCCTGATGTAGATATTCATTGGTTATTAACCGACAGTCGTTCGCTTTCTTTCCCTTCCGGAACGCTTTTTTTTGCTCTGAAAACTTCCAGAAACGACGGACATAAATACATTGCAGAACTTTATCGCCAGAATTTACGCTACTTTGTGGTGAGTGAAATGCTTGACGATTTCAAAAATATGCCCGACGCTGTTTTTTTGAACGTGGAAAATACGTTGGAAGCTTTGCAAAAGTTGGCGGCTTTTCATCGTTCACAGTTTCAAATTCCGGTGATTGGAATTACCGGAAGCAACGGAAAAACAATGGTTAAAGAATGGCTGTATCAGTTGCTAAATAAAAATTTTCGTATTGTACGTTCTCCACGCAGTTATAATTCACAAATTGGTGTGCCTCTATCGGTTTGGTCGTTGGGAGAAACTACGCGGTTGGGAATTTTTGAAGCGGGAATTTCCACTGTAAATGAAATGGAAAAACTCCAGCCGATTGTAAAACCCACCATCGGAATTTTTACTAATTTAGGCGATGCGCATCAAGAAGGTTTCCATAGTTTGAAACAAAAATGTGAGGAAAAACTCAAACTTTTTTCCGGAAGCGAAGTGCTAATTTATTGCTCTGATAACAAATTGGTGGATATTGCAGTGCAGCAAGCGAATTTGAAAGCAAAACTTTTCTCTTGGGGAAAAAAATCCAATGCCGTTTTACAAGTTTTAGAGGTGGAGAAAAAAGAGTTGCAAACAAACGTTACACTGAAATACAGCAACAAAGATTTTGACTTAACAATTCCATTTACCGACGACGCTTCCATTGAAAATGCGTTGCAATGTGTATCAGCAATGCTTTATTTGAATATTGATGTTGAAACCATTGCAAAACGTTTGGAAAAATTAGAACCGGTTGCAATGCGTTTGGAAGTAAAAGAAGGGATTCGTAATTGTTTGATAATCAATGATACATATAATTCCGATTTGAACTCGTTGAGTATTGCTTTGAATTTTCTTAATCAGCAGTCTACTTCTAAAAATCTTTCACGCACGCTTATTTTGTCTGATATTTTGCAAAGCGGATATTCTTCCGATGAACTTTATACAATGGTAGCAGAACTTATTGCAACCAAAAATATCCAACGTTTTATTGGAATTGGAACGGAAATTTCCAAAAATGCAGATAAATTTCATACGGAAGAAAAATATTTTTTCACACAAACCGATGAATTGTTGAAATCGCCTTTGATGTATGAGTTTCAGAATGAAGTTGTATTGTTGAAAGCGGCACGTTCGTTCCATTTTGAAGATATTTTAGCAAAACTGGAATTGATTGTGCACGAAACTACGTTGGATGTAGATTTAAATGCGTTAGTAAACAATTTGAATTATTTCCGTTCTAAACTCCGTCCCGAAACCAAAGTGATGTGTATGGTAAAAGCGTTTGCTTACGGAAGCGGCGCGGTGGAAGTGGCGCGTACGTTACAACATCACCGTGTGGATTATTTGGCGGTTGCAGTTGCGGATGAAGGCGCAGAATTGCGCCGGGAAGGAATTCGTTTGCCTATTGTGGTAATGAATCCTGAAAAAGGCGCTTTCGGAACTATTTTCGATTATAAGTTGGAACCGGAAATTTACAGTTTCCGATTGTTGGATTTGTTTATGGGAGCCGCTGAAAAACAAGGTTTAACCGATTTTCCCATCCATATAAAAATTGACAGCGGAATGCATCGTTTGGGTTTTGAAGAAAAAGATATTCCGGTTTTGATAGAAAAACTTCAAAATCAAAATCAGGTAAAAGTTCGTTCTGTATTTTCACATTTAGCAGGAGCCGATACCGAAAAATTTGATGAATTTACAAAGCAGCAAATTGAAACCTTTACACGTTGTGCCGATATGATTTCAACACCTTTCTCGCACCGCATTTTAAGACATATTTTAAACTCAGCCGGAATAGAGCGTTTTTCAACTTACCAATTAGATATGGTGCGGTTGGGAATTGGTCATTACGGAATAAGCGCCCTTCCCGATGTTAAATTAGATACGGTTTGCACACTTAAAACCGTTATTTTACAAATTAAGGAAATAAAAGCGGGAGAAACTGTAGGATATAACCGTAACGGAAAAATTACAAAAGATAGTCGCATCGGGATAATACCCGTTGGTTACGCCGATGGTTTCGATCGTCATTTGGGAAATGGAAAAGGCGAGGTTTTTATTAATGGTTATCGTGCAAAAACCATCGGGAATGTATCTATGGATTTGATAATTGTAGATTTAACCGATGTTCCCGCAAGTGAAGGAGACAGTGTGGAAATTTTTGGCGATAACATCACCATTCAGGAAGTGTCTGAAAAATTGAACACCATTCCGTATGAAATTCTTACAAGTGTTTCGAGGAGAGTGAAAAGAGTGTATTTTGTGAATTAA